A window of Acinonyx jubatus isolate Ajub_Pintada_27869175 chromosome E4, VMU_Ajub_asm_v1.0, whole genome shotgun sequence contains these coding sequences:
- the BLZF1 gene encoding golgin-45, translating into MTTLESLEAKVTLTPAPVRGAGDGMETEEPPKAVEVTSGIQPVKHHILQNPRKKAVPGDSPGVLQLGKILAEKAVEVEAVRILVPKAAITHDIPNKNAKVKSLGHHRGEFLGQSEGVGEPRKELSEVKNVLEKLKNSERRLLQDKEGLSNQLRVQTEVNRELKKLLVASVGDDLQYHFERLAREKNQLILENEALGQNTAQLSEQLERMSIQCDVWRSKFLASRVMADELTNSRAGLQRQNRDAQSAIQDLLSEREQFRQEMIATQKLLEELLVSLQWGREQTYYPSTQPHTTAELALTNHKLAKAVNAHLLGNVGANGQKKVPSPVEFCSTPAEKMAETVLRILDPVTCTESSPDNPFSESSPTTLLATKKNIGRFHPYTRYENITFNCCNHCQGELIVL; encoded by the exons TCACCCTCACTCCAGCCCCAGTCCGAGGAGCAGGAGATGGAATGGAAACTGAGGAGCCACCTAAAGCTGTTGAAGTTACCTCTGGAATCCAGCCCGTGAAGCATCACATCCTTCAGAACCCACGGAAGAAAGCAGTTCCAGGAGACAGCCCAGGAGTTCTTCAGCTAGGGAAGATCCTCGCTGAAAAGGCAGTGGAAGTCGAAGCCGTAAGAATATTAGTTCCCAAAGCTGCTATAACCCATGATATCCCCAACAAAAATGCAAAGGTTAAGTCTCTGGGACATCACAGAGGAGAATTCCTTGGTCAGTCGGAGGGAGTTGGAGAACCCAGAAAGGAACTGTCAGAGGTAAAGAATGTACTGGAGAAGCTCAAGAACTCTGAAAGAAGGTTATTACAGGACAAAGAAGGTCTTTCAAACCAGCTCAGAGTACAGACAGAG gtcaATCGTGAGTTAAAAAAGCTGCTAGTGGCTTCTGTTGGGGATGATCTTCAGTATCACTTTGAACGTCTAGCCCGTGAGAAAAATCAGCTTATTTTAGAAAACGAAGCCCTAGGTCAAAACACAGCTCAACTTTCCGAACAATTAGAACGTATGTCAATACAGTGTGATGTATGGCGAAGTAAATTCCTTGCGAGCag GGTTATGGCAGATGAATTAACCAACTCCAGGGCAGGCTTACAGCGTCAAAACCGTGATGCACAGAGTGCCATTCAAGATCTCCTGAGTGAACGGGAACAGTTTCGTCAGGAAATGATAGCTACCCAGAA ACTCTTGGAGGAGCTCTTAGTCTCTTTGCAGTGGGGAAGAGAGCAAACCTACTACCCAAGTACACAACCTCACACCACGGCAGAACTAGCGTTAACAAATCACAAGTTGGCAAAAGCGGTCAATGCTCATCTTCTGGGAAATGTTGGTGCTAACGGCCAAAAAAAGGTTCCATCGCCAGTTGAATTCTGCAGCACCCCAGCAGAAAAAATGGCTGAAACg GTTCTACGCATTTTAGATCCAGTTACCTGTACTGAAAGCTCACCTGACAACCCATTTTCTGAGTCTTCACCAACCACCTTACttgctacaaagaaaaatattggacGATTTCATCCCTATACTAGATATGAAAACATAACTTTCAATTGCTGCAACCACTGCCAGGGAGAACTTATTGTCCTTTAA